From the Solanum pennellii chromosome 4, SPENNV200 genome, one window contains:
- the LOC114076923 gene encoding LOW QUALITY PROTEIN: apoptotic chromatin condensation inducer in the nucleus-like (The sequence of the model RefSeq protein was modified relative to this genomic sequence to represent the inferred CDS: substituted 1 base at 1 genomic stop codon), translating to MHKFVTCQVCQNGFQLVTKMSDYHVLDNLPIDKWKRNRRRNSSSDATQQDNPFEKVESPQETKDRSPELSEKRTFQVPKSSKTTINSLKIENFLLLFTLKAVQELLARTGEICSFWMDQIKTHCXVTYSSVQEAIENRNAVYNLQWPPKGGRLLVADFVDPQQVQTKIDGREPATPAAKRSPAGRKQQVKPEHPLTRQPLPAPPTTPSIKERLAPPAWQQGRKQQVESEHPLTRQPPPAPPSALPIKERLAPPVADKNNPPVITLDDIFKKIKVAPRIYYLPLIDEEVAKKLASRGGAEN from the exons atgcataaatTTGTTACCTGTCAG GTTTGTCAAAATGGTTTTCAATTGGTGACGAAGATGTCAGACTATCATGTGCTTGATAATCTCCCCATTGATAAATGGAAG AGAAATAGGAGAAGAAATAGCTCTTCTGATGCAACGCAGCAAGACAATCCTTTTGAGAAGGTTGAGTCTCCTCAAGAAACTAAAGATAGGTCTCCTGAATTGTCAGAGAAGAGAACGTTTCAAG TACCAAAGTCTTCCAAAACAACCATTAATTCTCTCAAAATTGAGAACTTCTTGCTTCTCTTTACGCTGAAAGCTGTGCAAGAGCTCCTTGCAAGAACTGGTGAAATCTGCAGTTTTTGGATGGACCAAATAAAGACCCATTGCTAGGTCACG TATTCTTCGGTACAGGAAGCCATAGAGAACAGAAATGCTGTTTACAACCTCCAATGGCCACCAAAAGGAGGTCGTCTCCTGGTTGCAGATTTTGTTGATCCCCAACAGGTGCAAACCAAGATAGACGGACGGGAGCCTGCTACTCCAGCGGCAAAACGCAGTCCTGCA GGTCGCAAACAGCAGGTTAAGCCAGAACATCCACTCACGCGCCAACCACTACCTGCTCCTCCTACTACACCATCAATAAAAGAGAGGTTGGCTCCACCTGCTTGGCAGCAGGGTCGCAAACAACAGGTTGAGTCAGAACATCCACTCACCCGCCAGCCACCACCTGCTCCTCCTAGTGCGCTACCAATAAAAGAGAGGTTGGCTCCACCTGTTGCTGATAAAAATAACCCCCCTGTTATTACTTTGGATGACATCTTCAAAAAGATCAAAGTCGCTCCCCGTATCTATTATTTGCCGCTGATTGATGAAGAAGTTGCTAAAAAGCTTGCCAGTAGAGGAGGTGCTGAGAACTAG